The segment ACAAGAACCTCTCTTAGTTGAATAGTTTCTGCAAAGCCTGCCAGCGCGGATCAAGCGGTCGCACGCCGCACAGGCAGGTTTCTTCATTCAAATTAACCCCGCAATGGGGGCACAGCCCTTTACAATCTTCCGAGCACAGGATTTTTGCCGGCACCGCCAGCAGCACGAGATCACGGATATCGTTGGTCACATCAATCTCGCGCGCGTCTTTTTCGAGCAAATGCACTTCATCTTCGGAGAGCGCCAGCAGTTCTTCATCGCTGGTAAAGACCACGCGCCCGGTATCGACAATCGTACGATCGAATTCCGTTAAACAACGGTCACACGTGAAGCGACCAACGGTGTTGATCGTATTGCGCAGGATT is part of the Cytophagia bacterium CHB2 genome and harbors:
- a CDS encoding DUF177 domain-containing protein, producing the protein MKISLIGLAEGLHSLHFEEEPENCGIVAHPNLTNRIQIDVDLERRVSRLILRNTINTVGRFTCDRCLTEFDRTIVDTGRVVFTSDEELLALSEDEVHLLEKDAREIDVTNDIRDLVLLAVPAKILCSEDCKGLCPHCGVNLNEETCLCGVRPLDPRWQALQKLFN